The segment GCGTTGGAGAGGCACCGAACATTATGGCTATCTTCTCAAACATCTGGGGTGCCTCCTGTCACAATCCGAATCGCTTCCTCGGTTTTTTCGTCAATCCCTGTTGTTTCCGTCAGTTGCGCGAAAATCTCATTGAGTGCTGTCTGATTGGTCTCCTGTCGTAGTTCCTCCACCGGTGCATCGGCGATGAGTTTCCCGGCGTTAATAATCATAATTCGCGGACAGAGCGTTTCGGCAACTTCAAGAATGTGCGTGCAGTAGAGGATTGTTTTTCCCAACTCGGCTAAGCGTTGCAGCAGTGTTTTCATAAGCCTTACCGTTCCAACATCCAGATTGGTGAACGGTTCATCTAAAAACAGCACATCTGGATTGTGCATTAAGGCAGACATAATGAGGCACTTCTGACGCATGCCTTGTGAGAAACTGCTTATTCTCTGGCTTGCCTGCGATTCCATGTCGAACAGTTTCGCGAGTTCCTTTATCTTCTGCGCGATGAGACCTTCCTCTAACTGATAGAGTCTGCCCATTAACTGAAGATGTTCTACCAAGGTGAGGTGTTCATAGAGTTGCGCCTCTTCTGGCACGTATCCGATCTGCCGCTTTAGTTCAAGCAGCTCGGTTTCGGCGTTATATCCTGCCACAGAGATTTCGCCGGATGTCGGTTGCAACAAACCCACGAGCATTTTAAGCGTTGTGCTTTTCCCCGCGCCGTTAGGACCGAGATAACCGACGATTTCACCTTGTTGCACGTCAAAGCTAATGTCGTCAACCGCCGTGTTTTGTCCATATTTTTTCGTGATATGTGAAACCTGAATCATGTTTTTTCTTGTCCTCGTAGTTTAGCACTGTTTAATATGTAAACATTTCAGTAGAAAATGAGAAATCTCGCTCCGCTTGCCGCTGGCGATGATTGTATCCTCGCCTTCCCGTAATCGCCAAATAATGCTGCCCTTTACCATAAGTTTGTTTGATGCACAATGTTCAAACCTTTTGATATTTTTTACGAGTTTCCACGTAAACCTAACTCATAGAAAAAACATCTCATCAGTTTCCAATAACTGCAGCCCCGTAGGGGGTTTTTGCTTGGGTGTTTTTTCAGTATCTGTATAGAAACCGTTCTTCCCATAGCCAAAGCCCCGTAGGGGGTTTTTGCTTGGGTGTTTTTTCAGCATCTGTATAGAATATCACATGAAAACCTGTGAAAAATTGTCCAAGGTTTAGTGTAAACAGAACACTCCTCTATAATAATTAGAGACGTGATTTTGGGACCGAAAGGGTGCATAATTTCAAATATAAGAGGGAACTCCATCCGACGAATATTAGTTATCAGCGTGTAGCAAATATAACAAACTTCCAATCCAAATGCTCTTTTCTGCTAACCGCTGACTGCTGATTGCTGACCACCGTTGGTAGACATCGATTTCAATTTATGTTAACATATTTAGACATTCATAATCATCCCGATTTCTTGAAAGAGGAAGGAGCATACATAATGGAATTCGTCCAGTTGACAGACGCACAGCGTGAGGAATTTGAGGAGAACGGATACTTCATCATGCGATCGGTGCTTGACAGCGACATGATAGATCGCCTGCTTGAAGCGGGCGATCACCTGATGGCATCGTTAAATCTCAATGGTGGACATTATGGACACAGGCGAGACGGATTGGTACAAGAGCCTGCCTTCGCAGAACTTGTCTCGCAAACAAAGGCGATACCGTTGGTCATTCAACTCCTCGGCACCAATATCCATATTACCAATACTGCGCTCCTCTACAAACATCCGCAGCCACACGAACTTCCAGAGCACCGAGGGTGGCATCGAGATGCCGGTCTGCATTTGGATCTCGGACACAAGGCTTGCCCGCGTGTTGGTTTGAAGGTCGCTTACTGCTTAACGGACTGCGATGTACCGAACTCTGGCGCGACGTTGTTTATTCCGAAGAGCCACACGTCGGGAGAACCCTTGGGGATCCCCGAAGGTGAAATTGATCCGATTGAACCCTACGATGAGCCGTTACTCCGCGCGGGGGACGCTTATTTCTTTGAAAGCCGTATCTACCACACCACTGGACTCAACTTTACGGATAAAACCGCCAAAATTGTCATTTACGGCTACCATTACGCGTGGCTCAAGCCAGAAGGATATCTGTTGTATTACAATGATAGACAGCAGCCCGACGAGAATGTGTTAGGGCTCGTTGATGATTTGGGGAAACAGTTTCTCGGTGGTGGCGGCGGTGCGGCAGCACAATGGGCAGCAGAACATAATCTGACATTAGAACAAGCACCACACGTCGTGACAATCTAATTGGTTGCTACTTTCTTTTTTTACAACCGATAGAAGGCACGCGCATTTTCCGCCATGATCTTGCGTTTGAGCGTCGGTGAGAGGTTTTTCGGGAGTGCCTGATCTGGAGAATCGAAATCCCAATGCGGATAGTCGGTTGCGAACATCAACTTATCATCTAAGTTGAGCTGCGCCAGCAGCTGATCAAAGTATTCTTGTTTGGGAGGCTCTTCGATCGGCTGCGTGGTAATCCAGAAATGCTCTCGGATGTACTCGGAAGGGAGCCGTGTTAATTCAGGCACCTCATCGTGCAGTTTCTTCCACGCACGATCGAGTCGCCACATCAGCGGTGGTAGCCAAGCGAACCCCCCCTCAATGAGAACGACCTTAAGCGTCGGGAATTGTTCAAACACCCCTTCACAGACGAGACTGGTGACCTGTGTCTGAAACGCCTGTGTCATACCGGCGTGGTCCTCGATATAGTGTGAAGGTCTACCAACGGCGGTGATAGGTCCGACACCGACACCGGTGAAATGGATGCCAATCGGGAGATCATGCTCCACCGCTGCCTCATACATCTTCCAGTATTTACGTCTGCCCAAAGGTTCCATCGTGCGTGCGAGCAGCAGTATTTGCACGAAACCCGGATGCTCTGCCAGTCGCTCGATCTCCATTGTTGTGAACTCTGCGTCATCGCATGCAACGATCATAGAGGCACGGAGTCTCGGTTCTTTTTCAAGCCATTCTTCGATTTGCCAGTCGTTTGCGGCACTTGCCCACGCTGCAGCATAAGGGAGGTTGGGCATCTCACAGACCGGTGTCAAGCAGTTGAGGATACCGAATTCAATGTTGAACGCATCCAGCAGCTGCTCGCGTAAGAAATCGAGATCGGAACCGGGGCGATGTCCGGAAGGAGTCCACGCATCATATCTGGCACCGAAGGGATGGGCGCGAGGGATGTATGCCCCAACGCGATCGGTTGTACCGACCATACCGTGATGCTTACGCCAGCGTTCGGAGAGATATGGATACAACACCGTCTCGGAAGCGAGGGTGTTATGCACATCACAGTCGATAACTGAGAGTTTCTGTTGTTCAGGTGTTTCTGTTTTCTTCATTTTTGTGTCCATCTTACAGTCAGGTGTCCCGCCTCATTATGAGCAGCTTGATCGTATATTCTATGCTTCACCATAGTTGATTATTCAATCAGAAGAATTAGTGAAGTGATCTTCGCGGTACTTAGAGAAGTAGTATAGCACAGCGCGTTCCGCAATATCTTTCATAATCTCAAACATTTCATCAACTGTCCACTCCTCGGCGCGGAAATAGAAACTACCTCGGTTGAATCGACCATCTTCCTTATTGTAGAGATAAGTTTTGTTGAGTTTCCCAAACATTGCCATAGTTGACACCTTATCCAAAGTTGAGGATCCTTCCTCAAAATCACAACCGTATCCAAAACAAACAAAGGGAAAGATACTTTCACATAGTAGGGCGGTGCGGAATCCTATTAAGTTTTTCCCAAGACGTTCAATAGCGTTTCCTTTTGATTGCTTGGATTGTCCTTCTTCTTCCCGTGAATCATTTGTTCCTTGTCTTTTGACCTCTGAAATCAAAATTGGATAGGTTAATGTACTATCCTTGATGCTCTTTATCGTAAGAATACCTCCATCCGGTTTCATATTAGTTTTTTTAGAGTGACAATGTAAATCAATGTCAGGAAAATATGGTCTTAGTTCGTTAATAATGTCTTTCAAATACCATTGTTTTTCATGAGTTAAAGTGATTTTTTTTCCAAATCTGTCTTCCAAATAGTAAACAACTTTGCTAAGTGCCTTATCAAGTTCGGTTTCTTGCTTTTTTGAATTTTCATTGATTATAGTGTTTGTTCGTAGTTTTCGCAGTTGATTTCTATTTGCCATTGAGTTTCCTCTCTACAAGAAATAGTTGTTCAGTAACATGGATATCTCGGTTTCTTAGATTCCTTGATCCGCGAAATGTGTTATAACGAATCTCAAATTCATCAACACTGCCTATCTTTTGAAGCGTGGTACGCATTTCGTCTGGAGAAATAAACCCTTCATTATTAAACGAAATAAGAAGAAAACGCGTATCAAGTGTATGCAGTAGATTATTAAATAGTTCTTTAGATTTTGTTTGAACATTATAGCCTGAGCGTTTCCAGTTTTCTGGAATACCTGATACTCGACTTATATTAATAGGTTCTTTATAATGCACAAGTAAGTTTAGCATAAAGTAATTTGAACCATAAGGGTGTTGATTGTAAGGCGGATCAATATAAGTCAAATCAAGTTCCTTTATCTGACTAGCTATCTTATTTGTGTCGTCATGATACACTTCGTAATCACATTCAAATTGACTTAGAACAGGTGGTTCTAGTTCAATTCGCCCTTTAATGCGATTTAATGCGTTGGAATTAGTGCCGCCGTATTGCCCAATTCCAGTCATCTTGTTCTTGTAGAAGCCCTTAAATACCCCAGAAGTGTTTGAATGGACAGACGCTTTACTAAGAAGAGGCCCTAGTAGCGAATCACGGAAGTTTGCGGGATAGTCCTCAATCATTCTACGATAATTATCTAGTCGGCGGGCATTATCACGTGTGTAGAAAACTCGGTCGTTTTGTGTAATTCTCGATTCGTCCTCAGGGGCATAAAGTTTCTCAATAAATCCTCTAGAAGTTGGTGCGTCCACACGATTGTTAAGCTCCTCAACAATTCTGGCAATTGTAGTCAAATCAACTGAGCTGCGATTTTGAAGATAACATCGTGAAATTGACGCAGCATAATCTTCAAAATCGTTACTCGCAAGATACGAGGCATGGGCTTTCATAAAGCGAGAAACAATACCGGAGCCACTGAATGCGTCAAACACACGAAGGTGTGATTTGCCTATTCGTTTCTTCACTTGTATAACTGCTTTGCCTATGTGCCTCAACAGCGAACGCTTATTTCCTATATATGTAATAAGTTGATTTGAAAGGTAGTCAATGTTTTCTATTTCAATCATAGAGAGTACTTCCTCAGGGATGCCCAGAATACATTAGTTTCTTTACGATTCGTGTTGCCTTGCGAGCAGAGATGATAGGGATGTTCACACCTGAGTCGTTTGTTTGAAGGTATGGACCGCGACAAGTAAAACACCGTCTTTTTCATTATATAGGCGTTTTATACAAATGTCAAGAAAAAAGCAGTTAGACACTCAAGGTCATAGGTTCGCTCTCTATGGATTTTTATTATCGAACTCATGTTTCTTAATCTCTTTTTTCTCAAAGTATAGATTTCTGACTCGGTCTCCTATCAATCTAAATCCTGTAACCTGTCCAGTGTCATCTCGCGTGAAATGAATCTCTGGGAAAAACCAGGAATCCCCGTGGAAATGACCGTCGGTGTAAGTTAGCAATATATCGTCATGCCGTATATGTTGTGCCACGAGTCCATCCTCGCGCACACGAATGGTATAAGTTGTATCGAGTTCTTCAGTATAGTAATCGCCCTCAAATTCTGTCAACTGCTCCGGTGCCAGTGGTGCGGATTTGGTGTCCTCAGCAGACTCTACTGCCTTCTCTGGCTCAGGTGTTTCTACAGGCGCGAGTGCATCGGCAAGATAGATATCCGCGACTCTTTCTGCCAGATCGAGTGGGTTGAAGGTATCTAAATTGCATAAGATGACAACGCCAAATTGCTGATCGGGGAAACGCATCAAATGGCTCCGAAATCCGCGCCATGATCCGCTGTGTCCGACCGTTTTCAACCCTCTATAGTCACCGATGTTCAATCCGAGGGCATAACTAATCTGTTCCCCGTTGTTAAGCACGCCACGCTGGTGCATCTGCTCAATTACTATTTGTTCGCCAATCTGTGTATTGTCAAAGTTCAGAATCCACTTCGCCAGGTCTTCCACCGTTGAAAAGAGGGAGCTTGAACCGAGAGCAGTTGTATTATTGACAGCATGTTTAAACCCACCGTTTTCGACCGCTTGATACGAATACGCTCGGTTCTTCAGGATCATTTGGTGGTCATCGTGAAAGTGAGAGTTCGTCATTGCGAGCGGCTTGAAGATGTTGGCATCCGTCCATTCCCGAAATGAATCCCCTGTTACCGTTTCGACAATTTCTGCGAGCAGATTGTAGCCCGTATTGCTGTATGAATATGCTGCCCCCGGCTCAAAATTGAGTGCTTTCTGCTGACGGACCATTTTCAAGATGTGTTTGAACGAAATTACATCCTCCATTGCCACTCCCGCGATAACAAGAGATTGCACCCAATCCCGTAATCCGCTGGTGTGATGCAAAAGATGTCGGAGTGTGATTGTGTGTCCAAAATCCGGGACATCAGGCAGATATATTCGTATGTCATCATCTAACGAAAGTTTTCCGTCGTGGGCTAAGGTGGCAATAGCAAACGCAGCAAATTGCTTGGACACCGAAGCGATGTCGAAAATAGTTGTCGGCGTAATCGGGATATCGTATTCAAGGTTCGCCATCCCGTAGCCCCGTTTATAGATGATTTCACCGTCTCTGGTAACCGCCAGAGCAGCACCTGGGGAATCTGAGCGGTTCCATTCTGCAAACAATTGATCGACTTTTGCCTCAAGTGTCTCGTGAGTTGTCATTACTGTTCCTTTTTGAATTATTTTCGTAGTTTAGCTTTGCTGCTGTGGGTACTGGTGGATTTGTAGGGGTGTCGCCTTGCTCTATACTCGTCGGTTGGGTGGAAAATAGGATTAAGACGGGTGTTTCAATGAATTCAAGTGACTTCCTTGGTAAGTATTTTCTGTCCATAGATTTTCCAGACTGCATAACGTAGACAAGCACGGATAACGGCTCTGGAAATCTCATGATTTACTGATTATTTCTACTTTCAGTTGGATATCAAGATCGGAAGCAATTCTCTCAAGAAGTCTTTTTTTCGTTTTTGTATCGCTATGGGTCATTATATAATACTGCCCAGACTTGCGCTGGTCGTATGTGGGGTGATCAAAAGTAGATATGAGGGGAGTAGCATTTAGCTTAAGTTCAGGTCTAAGATTTTTTACCTTTTCTATTCCTAATTTTTCAATTACCTCCGCGAAGGTAGTCGCTGAAACCTTATGGTTAATTTGTTCTCCATCGGGCATGGTAACAAGAAGACCTTTGTTCTTGTTTTTAGGAGGCGGTGGTGGAGGACCATTACCATTGTCCGGTCCAATTTTTCTTTGTAGACTTCTCAGAAAATCCAGCATCTGTTCATCGGTCGGTCTATATCCACACAGATTTTCGGTTTTCTCTGCTACAGTATGTAACAAAAACTCATCTGCTTCCTCTACTAATTTGCTCCACGCCTCCGGTAAACGTGTTGCAACCTGTCTTTGCTGAACAACTTTCTCATAGTCCTTCTTGATTGCCTCAACAGCTTTCTCTGTACGGACTGACTCGTAGTTCAAGTATCTGTTCAGCCGTTTGGCTTTCTCTTCGCTATCACCTTCAATTAGATCCATCTCGTGTACCTTACGTTCTCTATAATCTCCTTGCCCAATCGGGTAGAAAAATCGCCATTTCTGACCATCAGTGAGAATAGCAATCGGAACGCCTTCGTGAAAAGCATATTCAAAAAGTTGCCGCTCTGCCCCTTCAATATTTCCGACTCGCTTAACCTCAATAAAAACGATCGGCTTTGATGGTGGATGACACAAGGCAAAGTCTACTTTTCTTCCTTCTATGCCATATTGAGGAAACACAGCTTGAGTATCGAACGTAGACCAATCCAATGTCCCAAGTAACCGTAGCACAATGCCTTGTGAAACTGCTGCCTCATCTGGATAGCGGTTGATTTTTAAACCTTCGCGTATGTCGTCAATATGTTCCTTAAGTGTCATTGCTTAACAAATCATTCCTTTCAAAAAAAATCGGTCACGGCATAGGTTCACCGAAAACTTTCCATAAATCAATAAGTTTAATTTCTCCATTATATAAAATTTTGTTCCGATGTCAAGGAAAAAGGCATTAGAAAATGTGTAAGTTTTTGGCAAAGGTTTGGAATGAAGTTGGAATAATTGCATTTGAAAATAGGCTCTGGATATGTTATCCTATAAATGAGATAACTTCTATATTGGGGAGGAATATACATGCCAATTCATTGGAGAGATCACATTGTTAGCACACCGGAGATATTACGAGGTAAACCGCGTATCAAGGGCACAAGAACCCCTGTAAGTCTTCTCCTCGGATACTTGGCGGCAGGTCATACAATAGACGAAATCATCGCTGAATTTCCCGATGTCAAAGCGATACAGATTCAAGCTTGTCTTGATTACGCACGCGAATTAGCCGAATTTGAGGAAGTTGCTTAATGGGCTTGCGGTTTTTGGCGGATCAGTGTGTTCCTAATGTTGTTATTGAAACCCTTCGTGATGCCGGTTATGAAGTTTGGTGCCTCAGAGATTATCTTCCTATTGAATCACCGGACTTAGTTGTCATTTCAAAGGCACAAGAACTGGGAATGATTCTTATATCCTTAAACGGTGATTTTGCCAATATATTTAACTATCCACCAAATAACTATCAGGGCATTGTAGCACTTCAAGTTAGAAACCACCCCGAAGTCTTACCACAAATTGTGTCCCGCTTGATAGATTATCTTTCAGTTAATCCTGATATTGAGCACTATACAGGTAAACTTTTCTTGGTCGAAGTACATCGAATCAGAATTCGTCAATAAACGAGATTACGCCTAAACCCATCAATAAACGAGATTACGCCTAAACCCAGATGATGTCCGATTTTGACTGATCATTGGAGTTGATGGTTCTCTTGCATCATGTTCCCAGAACACTAATTTAGAGACGATAGAATTCCCTCGCATTTTCGGACAAGATTTTGCGTGTCAGCGACTGAGGTAGTTGCGCAGGAAAGGCTTCATCAGGTGAATCGAAGTGCCAGTGCGGGTAGTCGCTTGAGAACATCAACATGTCTTCTGAATCGAGCTGCCCGACAATCTGAAGCAGTTCCGCAGCGGTGGGTGGTGCGTCAATCGGTTGGAGCGTCATCCGTATATGTTGACGGATATACGCTGATGGGGGTTGTTTGACCCATGGTGTCAAACTTCGCAAACCGCGCCACTCTTTATCGAACCGCCACATAAGCGACGGCATCCACGTAACACCGGTTTCTATGAGTGCGACGCGTAGGTTAGGAAACTGCTCAAAGACTCCTTCAGAGATGAGGCTTAGCACCTGTGCCTGAAACACCTGCGACATGCCGACATATTCTTCCAAATAGGTTGAGGGCCACCCTACGGAGGTTGGCGGCAGTCCGGGGGCTCCACCGTAATGGATGCCGATAACGAGTTGGTGACGCACAGCTGCTGCATAGATCGGATGATAGCGTCTATTGCCGTAAGGTGCTTGTGATCGGGCAGGTAGCATTACCTGTACAAACCCCGGATGTCCGCCTAAACGCTCAATCTCGCGCGCTGCGAGTTCCGGATTCTGGCTTGGCACAATCAGTGAACCGCGAAGGCGGGGTTCTGGGTCAAGCCAGTGTTCAATCTGCCAATCGTTGACTGCCGAAGCGAGTGCTGCCGCAAGGTCTTCGTTATGGACGCTCTGCACCCGATACTCACAGGTGAGGATGCCGTATTCGGCTTCCCAGAAGTCAAGCGCGTGTTTCTGTAAGAGTGCTAAATCCGAGGCAGGACGATCTTCTGAGGGATGTGTGATTTCCGGGCGTGATGAAGTCGGGACACCCTCTGGATAGTCGTTCGCATCCGGTCCAGGAAAGCCGGATTCCTCGCAATAGTCACACCAGTAATCGGGTAGGTACGGATAGAGCATCCGATGTGAGGGGAGCCGATTGTGGAGATCGCAGTCAATTATAGGCGTGTCCGAGCGAACGAAACTGGGCTTAGAATTTTCGGATGTCATACATTTTCCTTTCTAAACTTTTGAAGTTGTCCCATACGTATTCCAGAACAAGACGTGTTCACCTTCACACTCCTGCGCTTTTATGTAGTGAACCAGTCCTGCCAATGTTTTACCTGTGTACGTATTCTCAAGTGTGATGCCTTCATGTTCAGCCATCATTGCGACTGCACGCATACCCGCTTCCGTCGGAATGGCATATCCATCTCCAAAATCGTCGTGCCAGAGTTCTACGCGACGTGGATTGATCTCGTTAGCGTCTACCGCGCCGATGAGACGTAAAATCCGCCGCACCATCCGAGAGATTGACCACGAGTTTGCGACTATCCAGTCAGCAACACGCACACCGACGACCTGAGCTTGTAACCCAGCAAGCCGGACACCAACGATCAAACCTGCTATAGTCCCACAGGTGCCTACTGGAACGAAGATAAATCGTGGCTCTGGGAGGATACCCGCCTCAATCTGTGCCTTGAGTTCTAAAACCGCTTTCACATAACCGATGGAACCGAGCGGCGAAGAACCACCCGCCGCAATAAAATAACGTTCCTCTCCAACGCCAAGAACCGTCTTCATCTGTTCATACCCGTAACGGGCGAACATCGTGTTCATGTGCTTCACCTCGTGGACCTGTGCGGCGTGTTCACAAATTACGCGGTAGTTCGTCTCGGAATACTCAGTAGGATGCTGTTTGAAGAGTAAGCATTCTACATCGAATCCGGATGCCTTACCGTAAACCGCTGTCGCTCGGACGTGGTTGGAGCCTGTCGGACCGATTGTAAAGAGCCTTTTTTTGAAGTTCACTTGCGATGCCGCTGCGAACATATACTCCAATTTTCGTACCTTATTACCGCCGCCCAACGGACCGCTGAGATCATCCCGTTTTATCCAGAGCGACTCGAAGCCGAGCGCACGCTCAAGGTTTGAAAGACGCTCAACCGGTGTAGGGAAGTTTCCGAGTGGGAAGTGTGGAATTGACTCAATCATTTCTTACCGCGAATTATAAAAATAAATAGAGAATAGGATAACGCCCTTCCTATCGCTGGCAGGGTTTCTAACTCTTAGACAATATCACTCTCGGTTATCTGCTTGGCAACATGCGTAGCAAGTGCCGCAATGGTTAACGTCGGTGGCACCCCAATAGAGGACGGGAAGAGACTCGCATCGGCAACAAATAACCCTTTCACGTTATGGGATTCCCCGGAGAGTTTGACGACATTTTTCCGTGGATTTTCACCCATTCGGAGAGTACCTTGCGGATGACTGGAGGCTAACATAATGTCGTTCGGCATGATACCGCGTCGGCGGATAATCTCAAGGTCAGCCTCCGTTTTGATAGGGAGATGTTGTGTGTAAGGCATCAAAATCTCTGTCGCACCTGCAGCGGAAAGCAGACGAGCGGCATTGATTGCCCCTTCAACCAATACCTGTTTATCCGAACGCCGGAGCCGGTAGGCGATGTTTGGCGTGCCCTTGTAATTTACCGATACGCGTCCGGTTGTTCCGTCATGCAAGAGGACGAGAAGCGCAGCAATGTGACGATAGCGCTCCATCAATGCTCGGTGATCTTCACCGAATCCCGGCAGGCTTGCCGCAACTATCATCTGTGAACCGAAGGCGGGCATGAGCAGATAGCCGCTGTCCGGTGCGCGTCTCAAATCCAGAAAGTGATCAATATAGTAACTCTGCGGAATACCATGGTGTCCGTCAATGATCTCGTTAAAAACCCCACCTACAAAAACAGCTGGGTGCAGATGGAGATTTTTTCCAACCCACTGATTCGGATTTGGAAGTCGGCTTTTTAGCCAGAGTTGTGGCGAGTTGATCGCACCGGCGGCGAGGACGACGATTTTGCTTTGAATGTCTAATTTGCCCGACGGCAAACTTGCAGAAACACCCGTCACTCTACCTCTTTTCACATAGATTTTCTCAGCCGTGCAGTCGCTGTAAAGTTTCGCGTTAGCGGCAAGTGCCGAGGGGATGTATGTGACTGCCATGCTCTGTTTGCCAATTCTCATTGATTCCTCTTCCGTTGACTTGGAGGCTGGACATCCAAAGAGACATTGGGCACCACATGTAGAGCAAGCACCGCGATTATGTCTTTGCAATCCACCACGCCACTGCATCGCTTCACATCCACCGCGAATAACCGCATTTAATCGATTCACGTCCGCTTCTTGCATCTGTGTAACACCGAGTGTCTGCTCTACCTGATTGAAACGAGACCAAATCTCTGGAATCTGCCACCTGTATAACAGTGCTTGGGGTGGACGGACCGCATAACAGAGATTGTGCACCGTTGAACCGCCAACGCCTTTACCCTGTGAAATGATGATCGCACCGTCACGTGTGCAGCGGAGACCACTATCCCAGAAAAGACGACGCAGCATTTCCGGTTCGTAACTATTGAAAGTACTTGGATCGTGATTCTCTCCCGCCTCTAAAATAACAACCGACAATCCCGCTTCTGCGAGTTCCTTCGCCACGACCGCGCCACCTGCACCGGAACCGATGACACAAACATCTGCCTGCTCGTTCTGTTGGAGTTTCTTTTCTCTTGGCTGAGAAGAACGGGTATTGGTGGAATTTGAAAGCCGAGACTGTGATGTGTTCATAGTGTTAAGGTTCGTGAAACGTTTTACCCACTGAGATTTACTTTGTCAAGGATTGATAACGTTGATAAGCTTGTTCTGCTTTTTCTTG is part of the Candidatus Poribacteria bacterium genome and harbors:
- a CDS encoding ABC transporter ATP-binding protein gives rise to the protein MIQVSHITKKYGQNTAVDDISFDVQQGEIVGYLGPNGAGKSTTLKMLVGLLQPTSGEISVAGYNAETELLELKRQIGYVPEEAQLYEHLTLVEHLQLMGRLYQLEEGLIAQKIKELAKLFDMESQASQRISSFSQGMRQKCLIMSALMHNPDVLFLDEPFTNLDVGTVRLMKTLLQRLAELGKTILYCTHILEVAETLCPRIMIINAGKLIADAPVEELRQETNQTALNEIFAQLTETTGIDEKTEEAIRIVTGGTPDV
- a CDS encoding restriction endonuclease is translated as MANRNQLRKLRTNTIINENSKKQETELDKALSKVVYYLEDRFGKKITLTHEKQWYLKDIINELRPYFPDIDLHCHSKKTNMKPDGGILTIKSIKDSTLTYPILISEVKRQGTNDSREEEGQSKQSKGNAIERLGKNLIGFRTALLCESIFPFVCFGYGCDFEEGSSTLDKVSTMAMFGKLNKTYLYNKEDGRFNRGSFYFRAEEWTVDEMFEIMKDIAERAVLYYFSKYREDHFTNSSD
- a CDS encoding serine hydrolase, which produces MTTHETLEAKVDQLFAEWNRSDSPGAALAVTRDGEIIYKRGYGMANLEYDIPITPTTIFDIASVSKQFAAFAIATLAHDGKLSLDDDIRIYLPDVPDFGHTITLRHLLHHTSGLRDWVQSLVIAGVAMEDVISFKHILKMVRQQKALNFEPGAAYSYSNTGYNLLAEIVETVTGDSFREWTDANIFKPLAMTNSHFHDDHQMILKNRAYSYQAVENGGFKHAVNNTTALGSSSLFSTVEDLAKWILNFDNTQIGEQIVIEQMHQRGVLNNGEQISYALGLNIGDYRGLKTVGHSGSWRGFRSHLMRFPDQQFGVVILCNLDTFNPLDLAERVADIYLADALAPVETPEPEKAVESAEDTKSAPLAPEQLTEFEGDYYTEELDTTYTIRVREDGLVAQHIRHDDILLTYTDGHFHGDSWFFPEIHFTRDDTGQVTGFRLIGDRVRNLYFEKKEIKKHEFDNKNP
- a CDS encoding phytanoyl-CoA dioxygenase family protein, translating into MEFVQLTDAQREEFEENGYFIMRSVLDSDMIDRLLEAGDHLMASLNLNGGHYGHRRDGLVQEPAFAELVSQTKAIPLVIQLLGTNIHITNTALLYKHPQPHELPEHRGWHRDAGLHLDLGHKACPRVGLKVAYCLTDCDVPNSGATLFIPKSHTSGEPLGIPEGEIDPIEPYDEPLLRAGDAYFFESRIYHTTGLNFTDKTAKIVIYGYHYAWLKPEGYLLYYNDRQQPDENVLGLVDDLGKQFLGGGGGAAAQWAAEHNLTLEQAPHVVTI
- a CDS encoding amidohydrolase family protein encodes the protein MTSENSKPSFVRSDTPIIDCDLHNRLPSHRMLYPYLPDYWCDYCEESGFPGPDANDYPEGVPTSSRPEITHPSEDRPASDLALLQKHALDFWEAEYGILTCEYRVQSVHNEDLAAALASAVNDWQIEHWLDPEPRLRGSLIVPSQNPELAAREIERLGGHPGFVQVMLPARSQAPYGNRRYHPIYAAAVRHQLVIGIHYGGAPGLPPTSVGWPSTYLEEYVGMSQVFQAQVLSLISEGVFEQFPNLRVALIETGVTWMPSLMWRFDKEWRGLRSLTPWVKQPPSAYIRQHIRMTLQPIDAPPTAAELLQIVGQLDSEDMLMFSSDYPHWHFDSPDEAFPAQLPQSLTRKILSENAREFYRL
- a CDS encoding DUF5615 family PIN-like protein, coding for MGLRFLADQCVPNVVIETLRDAGYEVWCLRDYLPIESPDLVVISKAQELGMILISLNGDFANIFNYPPNNYQGIVALQVRNHPEVLPQIVSRLIDYLSVNPDIEHYTGKLFLVEVHRIRIRQ
- a CDS encoding DNA adenine methylase, translating into MIEIENIDYLSNQLITYIGNKRSLLRHIGKAVIQVKKRIGKSHLRVFDAFSGSGIVSRFMKAHASYLASNDFEDYAASISRCYLQNRSSVDLTTIARIVEELNNRVDAPTSRGFIEKLYAPEDESRITQNDRVFYTRDNARRLDNYRRMIEDYPANFRDSLLGPLLSKASVHSNTSGVFKGFYKNKMTGIGQYGGTNSNALNRIKGRIELEPPVLSQFECDYEVYHDDTNKIASQIKELDLTYIDPPYNQHPYGSNYFMLNLLVHYKEPINISRVSGIPENWKRSGYNVQTKSKELFNNLLHTLDTRFLLISFNNEGFISPDEMRTTLQKIGSVDEFEIRYNTFRGSRNLRNRDIHVTEQLFLVERKLNGK
- a CDS encoding DUF433 domain-containing protein; amino-acid sequence: MPIHWRDHIVSTPEILRGKPRIKGTRTPVSLLLGYLAAGHTIDEIIAEFPDVKAIQIQACLDYARELAEFEEVA
- a CDS encoding amidohydrolase family protein, whose protein sequence is MKKTETPEQQKLSVIDCDVHNTLASETVLYPYLSERWRKHHGMVGTTDRVGAYIPRAHPFGARYDAWTPSGHRPGSDLDFLREQLLDAFNIEFGILNCLTPVCEMPNLPYAAAWASAANDWQIEEWLEKEPRLRASMIVACDDAEFTTMEIERLAEHPGFVQILLLARTMEPLGRRKYWKMYEAAVEHDLPIGIHFTGVGVGPITAVGRPSHYIEDHAGMTQAFQTQVTSLVCEGVFEQFPTLKVVLIEGGFAWLPPLMWRLDRAWKKLHDEVPELTRLPSEYIREHFWITTQPIEEPPKQEYFDQLLAQLNLDDKLMFATDYPHWDFDSPDQALPKNLSPTLKRKIMAENARAFYRL